A stretch of the Aphis gossypii isolate Hap1 chromosome 2, ASM2018417v2, whole genome shotgun sequence genome encodes the following:
- the LOC114131502 gene encoding SUMO-activating enzyme subunit 2, with the protein MAAAIAGVFQPEMQNLIKESKVLLVGAGGIGCEVLKNLVLTGFSELEIIDLDTIEVSNLNRQFLFNKESVGKAKSHVAKTSVLKFNPNVNITSHLGDIMDTKYGVAFFNKFKLVINALDNKKARSHVNRMCLSCDIPLIESGTMGYSGQVEFIKKGVSLCYECLPKSEPKSYPMCTIRNTPKEPIHCIVWAKFLFGQLFGESDEDVSVEQTVYDGTETKVSARQWAEIIEYDPKKLLEKIFYDDIKYLLSMESMYTGKKVKPVLLEPSFFETEVVEYRHVLDSEVLTLEQCKSMFLACIVSIKQKLDICQNKCLVWDKDDDDFMNFVVSSSNIRSAIFNIPLKSHFDIKSLAGNIIPAIATANAIIAGQIVIHALRILSGKYERCQSVFLRELPNHKGQILVKDKFLQKPNPKCMVCSTDGEIVLSIDVNKITVKQFEELILKKKLNMVAPDVLVDGRMIISSDEDDELDLYEKTLAEAGVNHGSRFSVDDYFQNYSIKIMLQHKEKAQEEDPDFEIFGNLEELNTAEKNNEAEPEENDEDCLIEKDESCVERVDDDLSISDEQAHDMVTDKKQEDDSVIKEDMMDSDPEVIKVDQEISNEEILAMKRKADEASEDINEAKKSRVD; encoded by the coding sequence ATGGCAGCCGCCATTGCTGGAGTATTCCAACCTGAAATGCAAAATCTGATCAAAGAGTCCAAGGTCCTGTTAGTGGGCGCAGGCGGCATTGGCTGTGAGGTTCTTAAGAACCTCGTGTTGACGGGTTTTAGCGAACTGGAGATCATCGATCTGGACACTATCGAGGTGAGCAACTTAAACCGTCAGTTCCTGTTCAACAAAGAGTCTGTGGGCAAAGCCAAGTCACATGTCGCCAAAACTAgcgtattaaaattcaatccCAATGTAAATATTACGTCGCACTTAGGTGACATTATGGACACTAAGTATGGTGTAGCgttctttaataaattcaaattggtCATAAATGCTTTGGACAACAAGAAGGCTCGTAGCCATGTGAATCGTATGTGCCTATCATGTGACATCCCTCTCATTGAATCTGGTACAATGGGTTATAGTGGTCAAGTGGAGTTCATTAAAAAAGGAGTAAGTTTGTGTTACGAATGTCTTCCAAAATCTGAACCCAAGTCGTATCCAATGTGTACAATCAGAAACACTCCTAAAGAACCTATCCATTGTATCGTATGGGCCAAGTTCTTATTTGGACAATTATTTGGAGAATCCGATGAAGACGTGTCCGTCGAACAGACTGTGTATGACGGCACTGAAACAAAAGTGTCTGCCCGTCAATGGGCTGAGATTATTGAATATGATCCAAAAAAATTACTcgagaaaattttttatgatgacATCAAATACTTGTTGTCTATGGAAAGTATGTATACTGGAAAAAAAGTAAAGCCAGTACTTTTGGAACCATCATTCTTTGAAACTGAAGTTGTCGAGTACCGCCATGTATTAGACAGCGAAGTGTTAACCCTGGAACAATGTAAGTCAATGTTTTTGGCTTGTATAGTAtcgattaaacaaaaattagatatatgccaaaataaatgtttagtcTGGGATAAAGATGATGATGATTTCATGAACTTTGTTGTATCAAGTAGCAATATTCGTTCGgcaatttttaacatacctTTGAAAAGTCACTTTGATATTAAGTCATTGGCAGGAAATATTATTCCTGCAATTGCCACAGCAAACGCTATAATTGCTGGGCAGATTGTAATTCATGCTTTGAGAATTTTAAGTGGAAAATATGAACGATGTCAAAGTGTATTTTTAAGAGAATTGCCCAACCACAAAGGTCAAATTCTTGTCAAAGACAAATTTCTCCAAAAACCAAATCCAAAATGCATGGTGTGTTCTACTGATGGAGAAATTGTATTATCTATTGATGTAAACAAGATAACGGTGAAGCAATTTGAAgagttgatattaaaaaaaaaattaaacatggtAGCACCTGATGTTTTGGTAGATGGTAGAATGATAATTTCCAGCGATGAGGATGATGAGCttgatttatatgaaaaaacatTAGCAGAGGCGGGTGTGAATCATGGATCCAGATTTAGTGTTGATGATTACTTTCAAAACTATAGTATCAAAATCATGTTGCAACATAAAGAAAAAGCCCAGGAAGAAGACCcagattttgaaatttttggcAATTTAGAAGAACTGAATACAGCAGAAAAGAACAATGAAGCTGAGCCTGAGGAAAATGATGAAGATTGTTTAATTGAGAAGGATGAAAGTTGTGTAGAAAGAGTAGATGATGATTTGTCAATTAGCGATGAACAAGCACATGATATGGTTACCGATAAAAAACAAGAAGATGATTCAGTAATTAAGGAGGATATGATGGATAGTGATCCAGAAGTTATAAAAGTGGATCAAGAAATCAGTAATGAAGAGATATTGGCAATGAAAAGAAAAGCTGATGAAGCAAGTGAAGATATTAACGAAGCTAAGAAAAGCCGTGTCGACTAA